One part of the Papilio machaon chromosome 5, ilPapMach1.1, whole genome shotgun sequence genome encodes these proteins:
- the LOC106709554 gene encoding ankyrin repeat and BTB/POZ domain-containing protein 2: MLCSARCSCFLCRELQSCRAADARKPPNKHNMADNFILKKAEAWEPIKFIRGAARLSVRHWQSREPQAHPKARIATHKSTSCEQLYPKSEDEPGPYPLRKAPSTDRIKPHTEHKPLFKLLGNARPKKVNNNDPSESKVRRSVLNFKKSEGSPSKSTHEKYIPLPQVSHKELIYNEQKPWASQLDDCCRPPVYKSVEKKRDDTRGSVAEKKIYNNRPPCYEELAERLSQDKNKKAKPAYADGGLANKITQNNNKVVIYFGDSIIRKHSEQKKEEKETRQKEATPPKDEAIYVNRVVEDATNVNVSREEDKGGTQMISEIEVPEAIYSEINPEGTLEVPEVTAINDATYKKDVFESVSPDGFLVVEFEGNFERALQLVELVHGGGERHEATMLDDEDQCDWSFIQDWRKRPSSGCRPSEEASWSGVAGVSSAVPVSVTSAAAVTGAGGVAVAGASGAGAVTSPGAVSGAGGARALRVRVSGGAAPAHARRLSPPPPAHRATTPPPPSDLPNKPSHDDCGAVAEAQSAQLAQSVQLAQSAQAQSAQAAQLKPVAAVSQLTVASAPVRSAPAQSSHALDRRARHEHHHRALDTAPQLQNGVRECNSSSDENRSSGHASMSDSGGAEAREEPRRTRQPPHARTKHRPHNKLQSPWPGGGGLEDIRSAIKQLTLRSRDSSSTATSGASSGGNTGPPEGGSAADARRRRAPLVRQPSLDTVCTNVTSADEFVWVDSHNRLVELRCVPWTASEVARALQAGRCRELAAGMAPDTPPRLAYLLQRALVRVAREAQRLSQNFGFCSKHEVAGAFRIVLSTALADSCIKGCQRAATMYATSGSAARRLGTAARARTSLAPGRFQRWMLDVRVAPFVHEYAAIYLCAGMETLLEEIALLAAADGGGPLSPAALDHAVAHCADLWGLLQPYSHLNAGRVASGALSLSRWESMSSVGSGSSSGAPRPEHRQLGLSHDSGITTNGSGGSGTSAASGGSSGASAASGASVLLTTCAGSAAELRAVLRRVQPALPPLSPAAERALYYYMRCSQLEHSSGPGGVSGAAGVPGAAGGCAAWGAALWGERGAGALPPLGEWVRATRAHAGLRAPPATPDADDVRQAARLLLPHADCPPRPVGAEEEVEPAWARCSRSTEELGRLALSLAHRALLAGRPDLVGGARALLPPHGLDAPDAAGLTVLMKAALAGDEHVVAMLLEAGADPNVETAGAAAQHSALLSPRSPAHAPHAPHVPPAASADRSSWTPPTAGWTALVYACGRAGPGALEVARRLLAAGARVDGAPARGDDVCTLTPLQVACGVGNLELVQLLLAHGADPFLSTQRTDALCYSAAAQYGCYSAVAVCCSHGRRACLLAAVRGGRGAGAGAVLSLEEVLAEGSPPPAGRAPPFTKQQQRALHDAMYYAAESDHLDITLELRALGVPWSLHAWTLSLAAAADAALDHVIDQLLQDFLQVCPSDDSHYSNQFIYECLPLLFNILRYSKKEGTVLLLADILCACYGWEPVPRVQEPPPAAPAPARVDPSYVNNPSLADVTFRVEGRLFYGHKIVLVSESPRLRSMLAPARADLPPAAPPLVQINDIRYHIFEQVMKYLYCGGCAGLQIPEGDVLEVLAAASFFQLLPLQRHCEARAAAALDLHNLVSVYIHAKVYGATQLLEYCQGFLLQNMVALLTYDDSVKRLLFGKRLPGHNVLGALLTTLQKRIESRKGQSKSR; the protein is encoded by the exons ATGCTGTGTTCTGCGCGCTGCTCCTGCTTCCTGTGCCGCGAGTTGCAGTCCTGCCGCGCGGCCGACGCCAGGAAGCCGCCCAACAAACACAATATGGCTGACAACTTTATACTCAAGAAGGCGGAGGCCTGGGAGCCCATCAAGTTTATCCGCGGCGCTGCGAGACTCTCCGTCAGGCACTGGCAGAGCAGGGAGCCACAGGCCCACCCCAAAGCCAGGATCGCGACGCATAAGTCGACGAGCTGTGAACAGCTTTATCCGAAATCTGAAGACGAACCGGGTCCCTATCCGCTCCGGAAAGCTCCCAGTACGGACAGAATCAAGCCGCATACGGAACATAAACCACTGTTTAAGTTACTAGGAAATGCGCGACcgaaaaaagtaaacaataacgACCCATCGGAATCTAAAGTTCGGAGAAGTGtccttaactttaaaaaatccgAAGGTTCGCCTTCAAAGTCCACACACGAGAAATACATCCCCTTGCCGCAGGTGTCTCACAAGGAGCTCATTTACAATGAACAGAAACCCTGGGCGTCGCAGCTCGACGACTGCTGTCGACCGCCTGTGTACAAGAGTGTCGAAAAGAAGAGAGACGATACCAGAGGTTCCGTAGCCGAGAAAAAGATTTACAACAACAGGCCGCCCTGCTACGAGGAGTTGGCCGAACGATTgtcacaagataaaaataaaaaagcgaaACCTGCCTACGCAGACGGCGGACTAgctaataaaattacacaaaacaacaacaaagTGGTTATTTATTTCGGAGACTCCATCATCCGGAAACACAGTGAGcagaaaaaagaagaaaaagaaacgaGACAGAAAGAAGCGACTCCTCCAAAAGATGAAGCTATATATGTGAACCGTGTAGTAGAAGATGCCACTAATGTGAATGTGAGTAGAGAAGAAGACAAGGGCGGGACGCAGATGATATCGGAGATCGAGGTGCCCGAGGCTATATACTCAGAGATAAACCCTGAAGGTACATTAGAAGTTCCAGAAGTGACAGCTATCAACGACGCGACGTACAAGAAGGACGTGTTCGAATCTGTGAGCCCCGACGGGTTTCTGGTGGTGGAGTTTGAGGGTAACTTTGAACGAGCTCTGCAGCTGGTGGAGCTGGTGCACGGCGGCGGGGAGCGGCACGAGGCCACCATGCTAGACGACGAGGACCAGTGTGACTGGAGCTTCATACAGGACTGGAGGAAACG ACCTTCAAGCGGTTGCCGACCATCCGAAGAAGCATCGTGGAGTGGAGTGGCAGGAGTGTCCAGTGCCGTCCCTGTCAGCGTTACCAGCGCGGCAGCAGTCACCGGTGCCGGGGGCGTGGCCGTTGCTGGAGCAAGTGGCGCGGGGGCTGTCACTAGCCCCGGCGCTGTCAGCGGAGCGGGGGGAGCGCGGGCGCTACGCGTGCGCGTGTCTGGGggcgcggcgcccgcgcacgCACGACGCCTTTCCCCTCCCCCGCCCGCACATCGCGCTACAACTCCCCCGCCGCCCTCCGATCTACCAAATAAGC CCAGTCACGATGATTGCGGGGCAGTGGCCGAGGCACAGTCAGCTCAATTGGCACAGTCGGTCCAGTTGGCGCAGTCGGCGCAGGCGCAGTCTGCGCAGGCGGCGCAGCTGAAGCCGGTGGCGGCGGTGTCTCAGCTGACGGTGGCGAGCGCACCGGTGCGCAGCGCGCCCGCACAGAGCAGCCACGCTCTCGACCGCCGCGCCAGACACGAGCACCATCACCGCGCACTCGACACAGCACCACAACTGCAG AATGGTGTCCGCGAGTGCAACAGCAGCTCGGACGAGAACCGGTCATCGGGGCACGCCTCGATGTCGGACAGCGGCGGCGCAGAGGCGCGCGAGGAGCCGCGCCGTACTCGCCAGCCGCCGCACGCGCGTACAAAGCACCGCCCACACAACAAG TTACAGTCACCGTGGCCTGGAGGCGGCGGGCTGGAGGACATCAGGTCTGCCATCAAGCAGTTGACGCTGCGCTCGCGCGACAGCAGTAGCACGGCCACCAGCGGCGCCTCCAGCGGCGGCAACACCGGCCCGCCAG AAGGTGGTAGCGCGGCGGACGCTCGGCGCCGGCGCGCACCGCTCGTGCGCCAGCCCTCGCTCGACACCGTCTGCACCAACGTCACCAGCGCTGACGAGTTCGTCTGGGTCGACTCTCACAACAG ACTGGTGGAGCTGCGGTGCGTGCCGTGGACGGCGAGCGAGGTGGCGCGCGCGCTGCAGGCCGGCCGCTGTCGCGAGCTGGCCGCAGGCATGGCGCCCGACACACCGCCGCGCCTCGCCTACCTGCTGCAGAG AGCGCTGGTGCGAGTGGCGCGCGAGGCGCAGCGCCTGTCGCAGAACTTCGGCTTCTGTTCGAAGCACGAGGTGGCCGGCGCTTTCCGCATCGTGCTCAGCACCGCACTCGCTGACTCTTGCATCAAG GGTTGCCAGCGCGCGGCGACGATGTACGCGACTTCGGGcagcgcggcgcggcgcctGGGCACGGCGGCGCGCGCGCGCACCTCGCTCGCGCCCGGCCGCTTTCAGCGCTGGATGCTGGACGTGCGCGTCGCACCCTTCGTGCACGA GTACGCGGCGATCTACCTGTGCGCCGGCATGGAGACGTTGCTGGAGGAGATCGCGCTGCTGGCGGCGGCGGACGGCGGAGGGCCGCTGTCGCCCGCCGCGCTCGACCACGCCGTGGCGCACTGCGCGGACCTGTGGGGTCTGCTGCAGCCCTACAGCCACCTCAACGCAGGCCGCGTCGCCTCGG gTGCTCTTTCTCTATCTCGCTGGGAATCAATGAGCTCGGTGGGTTCGGGGTCGTCGTCTGGTGCGCCCCGGCCCGAGCACCGCCAGCTCGGCCTCAGCCATGACTCCGGGATCACTACTAATGGTTCGG GTGGTTCTGGCACGTCTGCGGCGTCTGGCGGCAGCTCGGGCGCATCTGCAGCATCCGGCGCCTCGGTGTTGTTGACAACTTGCGCGGGCTCCGCGGCCGAGCTGCGCGCCGTACTGCGCCGCGTGCAGCCCGCGCTGCCGCCGCTCTCGCCCGCCGCAGAGCGCGCGCTCTACTACTATATGCGATGCTCACAG CTGGAGCACTCGAGCGGGCCCGGGGGCGTGTCGGGGGCTGCGGGCGTTCCGGGGGCGGCGGGGGGGTGCGCGGCGTGGGGCGCGGCTCTGTGGGGGGAGCGCGGCGCGGGCGCTCTGCCGCCGCTGGGGGAGTGGGTGAGGGCGACGCGGGCGCACGCCGGGCTGCGCGCGCCGCCCGCCACGCCGGACGCCGACGACGTGCGCCAGGCCGCGCGTCTGCTGCTGCCCCACGCCGACTGCCCTCCCAGACCTGTCGG GGCGGAGGAGGAGGTGGAGCCTGCGTGGGCGCGGTGCTCTCGCAGCACGGAGGAGCTGGGCCGGCTGGCGCTGTCGCTAGCGCACCGCGCCCTGCTGGCGGGCCGGCCCGACCTGGTGGGCGGGGCGCGCGCGCTGCTGCCCCCGCACGGTCTGGACGCGCCCGACGCCGCCGGCCTCACCGTGCTCATGAAGGCCGCGCTGGCAGGCGACGAACATGTTGTAGCA aTGCTCCTGGAAGCGGGCGCGGACCCGAATGTGGAgacggcgggcgcggcggcgcAGCATTCTGCGCTGCTCTCCCCGCGCTCCCCCGCGCACGCCCCGCATGCCCCCCATGTCCCGCCCGCCGCGTCCGCGGACCGCTCCTCCTGGACCCCGCCCACCGCGg GTTGGACGGCGCTGGTGTACGCGTGCGGGCGTGCGGGTCCTGGCGCGCTGGAGGTGGCGCGGCGACTGCTGGCCGCCGGCGCACGCGTCGACGGAGCGCCCGCACGCGGAGACGACGTCTGCACACTCACGCCGTTGCAG GTGGCGTGCGGCGTGGGCAACCTGGAGCTGGTACAGCTGCTGCTGGCGCACGGCGCGGACCCCTTCCTTTCCACGCAACGCACCGACGCCCTCTGCTACTCCGCCGCCGCACAGTACGGCTGCTACAG TGCGGTGGCGGTGTGCTGCTCGCACGGACGTCGCGCCTGCCTGCTGGCGGCGGTGcggggcgggcgcggcgcgggcgctGGTGCCGTGCTGTCGCTGGAGGAGGTGCTGGCGGAGGgctcgccgccgcccgcgGGCCGCGCGCCTCCCTTCACCAAGCAGCAGCAGCGCGCGCTGCACGACGCCATGTACTACGCGGCCGAGAGCGACCACCTCG ACATAACGCTGGAGCTGCGCGCGCTGGGCGTGCCGTGGTCGCTGCACGCGTGGACGTTGTCGCTGGCGGCCGCCGCAGACGCTGCGCTCGACCACGTCATAGACCAGCTGCTGCAGGACTTCCTGCAG GTCTGTCCGTCGGACGACAGCCACTACAGCAACCAATTCATCTACGAGTGCCTCCCGCTGCTGTTTAATATCCTCCGGTACAGCAAA AAGGAGGGCACAGTGTTACTGCTGGCGGATATCCTGTGCGCGTGCTACGGCTGGGAGCCAGTGCCGCGCGTGCAGGAGCCTCCCCCCGCCGCCCCCGCGCCCGCACGCGTCGACCCCTCCTACGTCAACAACCCCTCGCTGGCTGACGTCACCTTCCG TGTGGAGGGGCGGTTGTTCTACGGGCACAAGATCGTGCTGGTGTCGGAGTCCCCGCGGCTGCGCAGCATGCTGGCTCCGGCGCGCGCAGACctgccgcccgccgcgcctCCCCTCGTGCAGATCAACGATATACGATACCATATCTTCGAG CAAGTGATGAAGTACTTGTATTGCGGCGGGTGCGCGGGGCTGCAAATACCAGAGGGTGACGTGCTGGAGGTGCTGGCGGCCGCTTCTTTCTTCCAACTGCTGCCGCTGCAGCGCCACTGCGAggcgcgcgccgccgccgctctCGACCTGCACAACCTCGTCTCTGTCTACATACACGCCAAG GTGTACGGAGCTACGCAATTACTGGAGTACTGCCAGGGCTTCCTGCTGCAGAACATGGTGGCTCTGCTGACATACGACGACTCAGTGAAACGACTGCTGTTCGGTAAGAGGCTGCCGGGACACAACGTGCTGGGCGCGCTGCTCACAACGCTGCAGAAGAGAATAGAATCCAGAAAGGGGCAGTCAAAGAGTAGGTAG